The Haloarcula sp. CBA1127 genomic interval TGGTCGCGGTTGAGGAACTCGCCCTGTTCGACGAGTCGCTGGATGTCCGAATCCACCTGGTCCGGAAGTGACACCTTGATCTTGCTCACACTTGCCGCCTATACTGTTCGGACATAAAAACCCACCCCTGCTTTTGGGAGGGGTCAAAAAGGCGCACGCGTAGATGCGCGGAACCGTCACACACTTGCCGGCGGCAGACACGAACCACAGTGTGAACGCGAACGACCGAGCGATCACCGCGCTGGTCATGCTCGCACACGGTCTGGTCCACACCTACGAGATGGCGGTCCCGATATTCGTCGTCATCTGGCTCACCGAGTTCGACCTCATCAACCTCGGTATCGCACAGTTCGACGTGACGACGGCGACGGTTGGCGTCATCGTGACGCTGGGCTACGGCCTGTTCGGGGCGGGCGCGCTCCCTGGCGGTATCGTCGTCGACCGAATCGGATCCCGGCGGCTCATCACCGGGTGTCTGCTCGGCATGGGCGGCTCGTACATCCTGCTGGGACTGGCCCCCAGTATGGTCGTCATCGCGCTGGCGCTTGTCTTCTGGGGGCTCTCGGCCAGCGTCTACCATCCGGCCGGGCTCTCGCTCATCAGCAAAGGCGTCGAACAGCGCGGGACCGGACTGGCCTACCACGGTGTCGCCGGCAACCTCGGCATCGGCCTCGGCCCGCTCGTCGCCGCGATTCTCCTGCTGGTCGCCGAGTGGCGGACGGTCGCACTCGTCCTCGGTGTCCCTGCGTTGCTCGCCGCCGTCTACGCCTCACGGGCGAGTTTCGACGAGACGGCGGCGGTGACGGCTGCGACCGACGGCGGGTCGAAAGCCAGCAGCGGTATCGACTCGCTTGAGGAGTTCCTCTCGGAGAGCAAGCATCTGCTGGCCGGGAGCTTCCTGCTGGTGTTCGTCGTCGTCATGTGCTCGGGGCTGTACTACCGCGGCGTCCTCACGTTCCTCCCGGAACTCCTGCGAGACCTGCCGGGCTTCGAGCCCATCCCGATAGAGACGCTGTTGCCTCCCGGCGTCCTGTCCGCGCTCGGTATCGAGGCCGGGACGGGCCAGACGCTCAAGCCACAGGACTACTTCTACGCCGGCCTGTTGCTCATCGGCGTGTTCGGCCAGTACGCCGGCGGCAAACTGAGCGACCGGATTCCCGTCGAGTACGGCATCGCCGGTTCGTTCCTGGTGCTTGCCGTCCTTGCAGTGCTGTTCGTTCCGGTGTCGGCGATGGGCTTCGGTCCGCTGGCGGTGCTGGGTGCGCTTCTGGGCGTCGCGCTGTTCGTCGTCCAGCCGATGTATCAGGCCGCTGTCGCGGAGTACACGCCTGCCGGCACGCGCGGACTCTCGTACGGTTACACGTATCTGGGCGTGTTCGGGGTCGGCGCGCTCGGCGGCGGGCTGGCCGGGTCGATTCTGGCCTTTGCGAACGCGACGGCGCTGTTCGGGACGCTCGCCGGCATCGCCCTCGTCGCTGTCCTCGCGGGAATCGTCCTCGCGCGGCGTTCGTGACTGCCTGAGACCGGGGACAGGCCGTCGCATCGCTTGCTATTTCTGTCTGTACGATGTACCTGCCTCTCAGATGGACGCTGCAGTCATCGTCCCGGCCTACAACGAGGCGGAGTCGCTGGCCCGCTGTCTGGCTCCCTTCGAGTCACAGCCTGTCGAACTGGTCGTCGTGGTCGGCGGCGACGACGGCACGGAACAGGTGGCCCGCGACACACCCTTCGTCGACACCGTCGTTCGGTGCGACGAGGGCGGGGCGGGAATCGCCAGAAACCGCGGAGCCGCGGCCGCGACAGCACCGATTCTGCTGTTCACCGATGCCGATACGGTGGTCCCCGAGGACTGGGTCCGTCTGCATCTCAGACACTACACCGACGACGAGGTGGTCGGGGTCGGTGGCCCCGCGCGGCCACTCGAAGACAGCCTCAAGCACCGCATGTTGTTCAAGCTGCTGTCGGACTACTGGTATCGGGTGTCGTGGCCGCTGGGCTTCGTCCAGCAACCGGGCTTCAACTGTAGCTTCCGGGCTGACGCTTTCGAGGCTGCGGGCGGCTTCGACGAGGACATTCCGTTCATGGAGGACACGGAGCTCTCCCTGCGGATGAAAGAGTACGGCCGAATCGTCTACGACGCCGACTCCCGCGTGGCCACGTCCGCGCGTAGAGAGGCAGACGAAGGATATCTCTCGCTGTTTGCGAAGTACGTGCGCGGGTACGCAAACCACTACATCCTCCGCCGGGAGTTCGATGCTGACTACTTCTGAGAAGGGCAGCCTTTTCAACACACACCCCGGAGCAGTGACACGATGAGTAGCTGGCGGCTACTGTCCCGACGTGCTGTCGAACAGGTACGGTCGGACCTCCGGGACGACCCGTATCTCCGCTACGTGCTCCTGCTGTCGGCTGTTATGGTCGGATTCTGGTTCTGGCACCGCATCCCGAACTTCGCGACCCGCGACGAGTACAGCCGCTTGCTCGACGCGATGGTCGTCTACGGGTCGGTCCTCGAAGAACCGACTTTCGAGGGACTCAAGGCCGGTATCGAGTGGGGTCGGGCCCCCTTCGGTGCGACGCTGTACCTCTATGCGCTGGCTATCCTCCCCGTCGTGCTCGTCGCGGCTATCACTGGAGATCTGGACGCGTTCACGACTATCGCCTTCCCCAGCTGGGAGTTCGGCCACTACGAGGTCTGGGCCGCCACGCCCGAGTGGATCTGGACCTGGAGTCTCGTCTCCATCCGGCTGACCAACGTCATAGCCGCGCTCTGTGCCGTCTACCTCACGTACCGCCTCGGCGTCGCTATCGAGGGCCGCAACGCTGGCCGGCTCTCGGCTGTCGTGCTCTCACTGACCTTCGGCTTCCTCACCATCTCGAAGGAGGCCGGCGAGGACATGCCGGCGCTGGTGTTCGTCCTCCTCGCGCTGTATCTGCTTGTCAGGTACGTCCAGACGGACGACGGAACGCTGTTTCTGGCGGCGAGCGCCGCCGGCGGCGTCGCCATCGCGTTCAAACTGACGGCCGCGCCGGTCATCCTGCTTATCGGCGTTGCCTTCCTGCTGCGTGCCCATGCTGCCGACGCACCGCTGACGGAGACGCTGTACCGGCCGAAGCTCCTCCTGAGCGGCGCTTTGTTTGGGTTCGCTATGATCGTGCTCGGGTTCCCCACCGCGCTCGTGGCGGGGCCCGAACCGTTTATTGAGCGCGTGTTCGGCGGCTCGACCTCGCGAATGAGCCACCCGACAGGTCCCGACGCCCCGATGTGGTGGTGGTTCCTCCGAGGCTACTTCAGCGCGCTGGGACTGCCGCTGGTTACCGCGGCCGCCGCCAGTGTCGTGGCAACCGTCGCCACGTTGCGCGACCGCGGTTCCGCCTTCCACGGCACCGTCCTCATTCTGACCGGCCTGACGGCCTACGTTGCGATGTTCTCCCAGTGGCACGACTTCCGGGTGCACCACCTCATACCGACGTTCCCGCTCATCGCTTTGCTCGTCGGGGGGCGACTGGTGGACCTCCGCGAGCGCTCGTCATCGCTGGCACGACCGGTGATGGCTGTTCTGTTGGTAACGACGGCTGTCTACGCCGGTATCGGGACGGCGCAGTTCGCGTCAATGCCCCGCGACGAGGCGACGGCGTGGCTCGAAGAGCACGGCGAGGAGGGCGACGTGGTGGAGACGTATCGCGTCCACATTCAGGACACCGCCGTCCCGCACTCGCTGACCGCCAGACACGTCGCCGGCCAGGACCCGGAGGCGGAGGAAGCGATGGCGTGCCCGCGATACATTCAGGTCGGGTATCGGGACCTGCTGTACCTCAAGGAAGATACCTACTACCGAAACGGTGACGCACAGGCCGTCTACCTCCGGACCCTCCTGAACGAGGAGTCCAACTACCGAATCGTCGCGGAGTTCGGGGAGCGGCCGCCGAACTTCGTGCCCCAGCGACCGACCCCCGGCTCGTTCACCGACCTGCTCCGGCTCGGCGTCGTCCCGCACACGGACCAGTTCGCCGATGAGCAGGAACTCGCGGCGAACCAGTACACCCTTATTCTGGAACGTGACGGTGAGTGCGACACGAGCCGTCACCCGCCGTTCTGATTGGGGCCGTCTCGGGGCTACTCCGTCGTCAGTGACGCGACATCGAGCCGAACAGAAGGATACCAGCCCGCGAGCGACGGCAGGTAGATACTCATGAACCGGTCGACGAAGATGATGGGGATGATGACTTCCGCTGGGATGCCCAGCGCGACGAACACCGCCGTCGCCGTCGCTTCGGTGACGCCGATGCCGCCGGGTGTCAGCGGCAGGAGCGTCACGGTGTACGCGACCAGCAGGTACAGCGGCAACGCGACCAGCAGCTCGAACGCGACGCCGAAACTTCCCAGCAACAGGCCGACGCGGACACCGGGCGCAAGCACGAGGTCGACGGCCCAGCCGACCGCGTAGCGGAGCCACACTGTCGGCTCGCTCGCGAGGGACCGAAACGTCGTCGTCGAGCTGTCGGTGAATTCGAGCAGGCCGTCGAGCCGCGCGGCGAGTCCCTCACCGACGCGAGGAATCCGGACTGCGATTCCGGACAGCCAACCGATGAGCAGGTCCAGATAGGTGAGGTTGAGGCCGCCAAACAGTATTGCGAGGCCGGCCGCGAAGTAGAGGCTTGTCGCCAGCGCCAGCAACACGAGGAGTTCGAGCCGGAGCAGTGGAACCGCCAGCACGAGCCCTGCGGTCGCCGCCACGCCGTAGTATAGCGCGAAGACGGCGGTGTGAAGCGCTGAGGCGGCTGCGGCGTCGCTATAGTCCATCCCGGTCTGACTCCGGAGAACGAACGGCGCGGCCAGCCGCCCGGAGAGCCGCGACGGGAGCAACTGATTGACGAAGTTCACGATGAGCGTCGTCCCGGCGGCGGTCCGGAATCGAACCGGTGTGAGCGGGGTAATCACCGCGTGCCACGAGTAGGCCCGGCCACAGATGCCGAGAACGCTGACGGCGACGACCGCGAGCGCCGTTTCGGTCTCGACGCCGGCGAGCAGGTCGATTGCGCTCGCGATGTCGAACTGCGTGAGCAGCCACGAAAGCGCCGCGACGGCGAGTCCGTACTGGGCGACCGTGATCCCCAGATCACGAGCCCGGTTCGTCACAGAGTCTCGCCCCTGTGTAGCCGTGTCGCGGCCGTTTCACCATCCTCTAAAACAGCCCGTGCGGTCGTGAACTCGAAGTCCTGCTGCAGAATCCGCTCGACGGCCCGTCGCATCCAGTCGCCGGTCCTGACGTACACCCGCGTCGGCACCCCTTCCACGGCCGGCAGATCGACCAGTTCCCACGGGTGGACGTACAACATCGGCGTAATGCCCCGGCGGGCCAGCAGTTTCATGCCCAGAATCGTGTATCGTGGGCCGAAAAACCGGAGCCAGGTCCCGGTGAGGGGCAACTGCAGGCCGGGCATGACGCTCGCTGGGAACTCGGTAATGCTGTCCGGTGCGTCCGGGCGGACCGCCGTCGCTGGGACAGGTTCGTGAATGTCGTACTCGCCGCCGTACCACCCCGGAATCGACCGGCTTGAGACGACGCTAGAGTCGTACGTGTATCCGATGTCGGAAAGCAGATCGAAGTGGTCGTCGGTGATGTCGAAGGCGGGTGCTCGGAACCCCGAGATCCGCTCGTTGGTGACTCGCTCCAGCACGTCTTTTGACTGTGACACCTCCCTTCGTTGCCCGTCGCTGTCGAGATCCGAGAGCAACTGATGGGTGTGCGTATGCGAGGCGATTTCCAGACCCGCGTCAGCGAGTGCCCGCACGGCGTCGGGATGGGACTCGGCGACCGAGGAGACCACGAACGCGGTCGACGTCGCGTCGTACTTTGCGAGTGTCTCTCTGAAAAACCGGCCGCCGTCAAGGCCGACGCCGTCGCGGTCGGTCGTCCCCGACGCGCTCCGGTACGCCGGCGTCTGCGTAAACAGCTCGAAATCTATCGACAGCAC includes:
- a CDS encoding glycosyltransferase — translated: MDAAVIVPAYNEAESLARCLAPFESQPVELVVVVGGDDGTEQVARDTPFVDTVVRCDEGGAGIARNRGAAAATAPILLFTDADTVVPEDWVRLHLRHYTDDEVVGVGGPARPLEDSLKHRMLFKLLSDYWYRVSWPLGFVQQPGFNCSFRADAFEAAGGFDEDIPFMEDTELSLRMKEYGRIVYDADSRVATSARREADEGYLSLFAKYVRGYANHYILRREFDADYF
- a CDS encoding glycosyltransferase family 39 protein, with product MSSWRLLSRRAVEQVRSDLRDDPYLRYVLLLSAVMVGFWFWHRIPNFATRDEYSRLLDAMVVYGSVLEEPTFEGLKAGIEWGRAPFGATLYLYALAILPVVLVAAITGDLDAFTTIAFPSWEFGHYEVWAATPEWIWTWSLVSIRLTNVIAALCAVYLTYRLGVAIEGRNAGRLSAVVLSLTFGFLTISKEAGEDMPALVFVLLALYLLVRYVQTDDGTLFLAASAAGGVAIAFKLTAAPVILLIGVAFLLRAHAADAPLTETLYRPKLLLSGALFGFAMIVLGFPTALVAGPEPFIERVFGGSTSRMSHPTGPDAPMWWWFLRGYFSALGLPLVTAAAASVVATVATLRDRGSAFHGTVLILTGLTAYVAMFSQWHDFRVHHLIPTFPLIALLVGGRLVDLRERSSSLARPVMAVLLVTTAVYAGIGTAQFASMPRDEATAWLEEHGEEGDVVETYRVHIQDTAVPHSLTARHVAGQDPEAEEAMACPRYIQVGYRDLLYLKEDTYYRNGDAQAVYLRTLLNEESNYRIVAEFGERPPNFVPQRPTPGSFTDLLRLGVVPHTDQFADEQELAANQYTLILERDGECDTSRHPPF
- a CDS encoding MFS transporter, whose amino-acid sequence is MRGTVTHLPAADTNHSVNANDRAITALVMLAHGLVHTYEMAVPIFVVIWLTEFDLINLGIAQFDVTTATVGVIVTLGYGLFGAGALPGGIVVDRIGSRRLITGCLLGMGGSYILLGLAPSMVVIALALVFWGLSASVYHPAGLSLISKGVEQRGTGLAYHGVAGNLGIGLGPLVAAILLLVAEWRTVALVLGVPALLAAVYASRASFDETAAVTAATDGGSKASSGIDSLEEFLSESKHLLAGSFLLVFVVVMCSGLYYRGVLTFLPELLRDLPGFEPIPIETLLPPGVLSALGIEAGTGQTLKPQDYFYAGLLLIGVFGQYAGGKLSDRIPVEYGIAGSFLVLAVLAVLFVPVSAMGFGPLAVLGALLGVALFVVQPMYQAAVAEYTPAGTRGLSYGYTYLGVFGVGALGGGLAGSILAFANATALFGTLAGIALVAVLAGIVLARRS
- a CDS encoding polysaccharide deacetylase family protein, producing MSNRAVLSIDFELFTQTPAYRSASGTTDRDGVGLDGGRFFRETLAKYDATSTAFVVSSVAESHPDAVRALADAGLEIASHTHTHQLLSDLDSDGQRREVSQSKDVLERVTNERISGFRAPAFDITDDHFDLLSDIGYTYDSSVVSSRSIPGWYGGEYDIHEPVPATAVRPDAPDSITEFPASVMPGLQLPLTGTWLRFFGPRYTILGMKLLARRGITPMLYVHPWELVDLPAVEGVPTRVYVRTGDWMRRAVERILQQDFEFTTARAVLEDGETAATRLHRGETL
- a CDS encoding lysylphosphatidylglycerol synthase transmembrane domain-containing protein; amino-acid sequence: MTNRARDLGITVAQYGLAVAALSWLLTQFDIASAIDLLAGVETETALAVVAVSVLGICGRAYSWHAVITPLTPVRFRTAAGTTLIVNFVNQLLPSRLSGRLAAPFVLRSQTGMDYSDAAAASALHTAVFALYYGVAATAGLVLAVPLLRLELLVLLALATSLYFAAGLAILFGGLNLTYLDLLIGWLSGIAVRIPRVGEGLAARLDGLLEFTDSSTTTFRSLASEPTVWLRYAVGWAVDLVLAPGVRVGLLLGSFGVAFELLVALPLYLLVAYTVTLLPLTPGGIGVTEATATAVFVALGIPAEVIIPIIFVDRFMSIYLPSLAGWYPSVRLDVASLTTE